The Bacteroidota bacterium genome has a segment encoding these proteins:
- a CDS encoding prolyl oligopeptidase family serine peptidase, whose product MKKLIIIAVIALLVQQGYSQMYTVKDSTEYPFWVYLPDTYTDSSQNFPLFIFLHGRSLCGTDLNRVLRYGPLYEIKRGMNIPFVIVAPQLKPNSSWNPDKVDAVVNYMLAHYTIDSNKISVSGMSLGGYGAFDYAGKYHKKLAAASIVCGGGNTNYACEVKDLPIWLFHGKLDKAVPFSESTKMLEAVQNCGGYYINLNEYPNWGHGQLIRVYRMPELYTWLLDQQKGK is encoded by the coding sequence ATGAAAAAACTCATCATCATAGCAGTTATTGCCTTGCTCGTTCAGCAAGGATATTCTCAAATGTATACGGTAAAGGATAGCACAGAATATCCATTTTGGGTTTATTTGCCAGATACTTACACTGACTCTAGTCAAAATTTCCCATTATTTATTTTTCTACACGGTAGAAGTCTTTGTGGTACGGATTTGAATCGGGTATTGAGATATGGCCCTCTTTATGAAATAAAAAGGGGGATGAATATTCCTTTTGTGATTGTTGCCCCCCAATTAAAACCGAATAGCTCATGGAATCCAGATAAAGTTGATGCTGTGGTGAACTATATGTTGGCTCATTATACAATAGATAGCAACAAAATTTCTGTAAGTGGAATGAGCTTGGGCGGATATGGAGCGTTTGATTATGCTGGAAAATATCATAAAAAACTGGCAGCTGCCTCCATTGTTTGCGGAGGAGGAAATACCAACTATGCTTGTGAAGTGAAAGACCTTCCTATCTGGCTTTTTCATGGTAAACTCGATAAAGCTGTACCTTTTTCCGAATCAACTAAAATGCTGGAAGCGGTGCAAAACTGTGGAGGTTACTACATCAACCTAAATGAATATCCAAATTGGGGGCATGGCCAACTTATTCGTGTTTATCGAATGCCAGAACTCTATACCTGGTTGCTGGATCAACAAAAGGGGAAATAA